From the genome of Thermaerobacter marianensis DSM 12885:
GGACCAACTGGCCCGTCGCGGCACCTTGCCCGCCGGCGCCCTGTTCCAGCCCTCGCCCGCCCACCGGCTGGACCGCAACACCTCGGGGCTCGTCGCCTTCGGCAAGACCCGCCACGGTGCCGCCCGGCTGGCGGAGGCGCTGCGCAGCGGCCAGGCGATCAAGGAATACCTGGCGGTGGTGCGGGGGCGGCCGCCGGAGGGCCTCCTGCAGCACCGGCTCTGGCGGGACCGGGACCACCGGGTGAGCCGGGTGATAGGGCAGGATGGGGAGGCCCCCACGGCGGCCACGACGTCCCGCGACATCCGGGCCTCCAGCGGTGCCGGCAGGACCCTTCCGGCCCGTCCGGCGGCGGACGAACCCGGCCCCGGGGCCGCCGGAGCGCCTCCCGCGGCCACGGGCGACCTCCGCCGGACCGGCGCCGCCGCGCCCGGCGCCGCCCGGGAGGCCCGCCACGCCGCCCTCCGGCTCGCGGTGTTGGCAGTTGGACACGGCTTCAGCCTCTGCCGCATCCACCTGCTCACCGGCCGGACCCATCAGATCCGCGCCCAGCTGGCGGCCACGGGCCATCCCCTGGCGGGCGACCGCAAGTACGGCGGCCCGAAGGTGCCGGGCCTCCAGCGCCCCGCCCTGCACTGTTACCGGCTGGTTCTTCCCGGTGGGGTCGACGTGGTGG
Proteins encoded in this window:
- a CDS encoding RluA family pseudouridine synthase; this encodes MPRLRYVVTPADEGQKLHRLARRWLRDVPLSAVFRLLRQGRITVNGRRAPRDAVLRAGDVIEAELERVEGPGPDPSGLRPGAAGRPGPRPAAPHPPGPRPAAPQPPGLRPAAPHPPAPHVPGPRVPELDPVIVYEDDHVLVVNKPAGMLTHGDGHAEWTLLAWVRDQLARRGTLPAGALFQPSPAHRLDRNTSGLVAFGKTRHGAARLAEALRSGQAIKEYLAVVRGRPPEGLLQHRLWRDRDHRVSRVIGQDGEAPTAATTSRDIRASSGAGRTLPARPAADEPGPGAAGAPPAATGDLRRTGAAAPGAAREARHAALRLAVLAVGHGFSLCRIHLLTGRTHQIRAQLAATGHPLAGDRKYGGPKVPGLQRPALHCYRLVLPGGVDVVAPLPPDLTGLCRRLGLALPGIRGEG